One stretch of Aquimarina sp. Aq107 DNA includes these proteins:
- a CDS encoding DUF4258 domain-containing protein, with product MKLAHRLGFYFFGFIIGLFLLLFFLGGKNASCDYSPNARVLKNIRIKERVFSEDILSSMQIHNIDTADISSILITGNVDFGKSNTKLDSCNTYFIEGQIKEKNIGLHIANCDSIARMNALEILK from the coding sequence ATGAAACTAGCACATAGACTGGGATTTTACTTTTTTGGATTTATTATCGGATTATTTTTACTCCTGTTTTTCTTAGGAGGAAAAAACGCGTCTTGCGACTATTCTCCCAATGCTCGAGTATTAAAAAACATAAGAATTAAAGAGCGTGTATTCTCCGAAGATATTTTAAGTTCCATGCAAATCCATAACATAGATACTGCAGACATCTCATCTATATTAATTACTGGAAATGTGGATTTTGGAAAAAGCAATACTAAATTAGATTCATGTAACACCTATTTTATAGAAGGGCAGATTAAAGAAAAAAATATTGGACTGCATATAGCAAATTGCGATTCTATTGCTAGAATGAATGCTTTAGAGATTTTAAAATAA
- a CDS encoding DUF1272 domain-containing protein, with amino-acid sequence MLEIRPTCENCNVSLPNDSKEAMICTFECTFCKNCVDTVLFNVCPNCGGGFTKRPSRPTKLLEKYPLSTKVVYKPVKLEKFKKLLEKFRGTNPRER; translated from the coding sequence ATGTTAGAAATTAGACCCACCTGTGAAAACTGTAATGTATCATTACCTAATGATAGTAAAGAGGCAATGATTTGTACTTTTGAATGTACTTTTTGTAAAAATTGTGTAGATACTGTTTTGTTTAATGTTTGTCCAAATTGTGGAGGTGGTTTTACTAAAAGACCATCTAGGCCTACCAAGTTATTAGAAAAATATCCTTTAAGTACCAAAGTGGTTTATAAACCAGTAAAACTTGAAAAATTCAAGAAATTACTAGAAAAGTTCAGAGGTACTAACCCTAGAGAACGATAG
- a CDS encoding pyridoxamine 5'-phosphate oxidase family protein: protein MSEYKVTPLNKVIRGAKRATYDKMEINKILDDTFLCHVGYVWNNQAIVIPTAYGREGDTIYIHGSLKNRMIVNLLEEGKASISVTHLDGLVLARSAFHHSANYRSVTVFGNVRKVEDPKEKMSALECILNHMVPGHWNNIRKPNTKEFNATLVMAIKIDTASAKVRAEGVVDEKEDHNLPIWAGVVPIKQVAYEPISESDLNPEIKIPNAVSQYVNDNS from the coding sequence ATGTCAGAATATAAAGTTACCCCTCTTAATAAAGTAATTAGAGGGGCAAAAAGAGCTACCTACGATAAGATGGAAATTAATAAGATTTTGGATGATACCTTTTTATGTCATGTAGGATATGTTTGGAACAATCAAGCAATAGTGATACCTACAGCGTATGGAAGAGAAGGAGACACGATTTATATTCATGGTTCGTTAAAAAATAGAATGATCGTTAATTTATTGGAAGAAGGTAAAGCAAGTATTTCTGTAACTCATCTCGATGGTTTGGTTTTGGCAAGATCTGCATTTCATCATTCTGCGAATTATCGATCTGTGACTGTTTTTGGAAATGTACGTAAAGTGGAAGATCCTAAAGAGAAGATGAGTGCTTTAGAATGTATTTTAAATCATATGGTTCCGGGACATTGGAATAATATAAGAAAACCTAATACTAAAGAATTTAATGCTACATTAGTAATGGCTATTAAAATAGATACTGCCTCAGCTAAGGTAAGGGCAGAAGGTGTTGTGGATGAAAAAGAAGATCATAATTTACCAATTTGGGCTGGTGTCGTACCTATTAAACAAGTTGCATATGAGCCTATTTCGGAATCTGATTTAAACCCTGAAATTAAAATCCCTAATGCTGTATCACAATATGTGAATGATAATAGTTAA
- a CDS encoding PLP-dependent aminotransferase family protein: MSSPVIFPFKSNIDLDKNSSRHLYLQLCDQLIGFIKSGKLAPSTKLPGSRKLSEDLKIHRKTVVAAYDELTSQGWIESIPAKGTFVNHNLPIISPKKLANSKKPVLLKNTSGFEFKKRKNLFIKGIETIKASLKVDEGVPDHRLAPIEDIARNYRNITNKKHYQELLTYGDTHGNFDLRKALVSYLNQTRGLKISTDNILITRGSQMGIYLASKLLLDDQKIIITGNTNYMTADNTFIEAKGIIKRVSVDQQGISTTEIEKICKKNKISAVYVTSHHHHPTTVTLSAERRMHLLNLAQENNFAIIEDDYDYDFHYRNAPILPLASNDTQGNVIYIGGFTKIIAPALRIGYFIASKDVIDEAARLRRIIDRQGDTLLEQTLARMIINGDVQRHSNKVRKIYKERRDLFCGLLNEKLSDFFDFETPNGGMAVWVQLKQPYNWDVVMTEALKLNIAFNPEWRRYDNNHLGHNGIRIGFAALNKEEIFSVINTLETVMKSIQ; the protein is encoded by the coding sequence ATGAGTAGTCCGGTTATATTTCCATTTAAGAGCAACATCGATTTAGATAAAAATTCAAGTCGACACCTCTACTTACAATTATGCGATCAATTGATTGGATTTATCAAATCCGGGAAACTAGCTCCTTCTACAAAGCTTCCTGGATCACGTAAATTATCTGAAGATTTGAAAATACATCGTAAAACTGTGGTCGCAGCCTATGATGAACTAACATCACAAGGCTGGATAGAAAGTATTCCAGCAAAAGGTACATTCGTTAATCATAATTTACCAATTATAAGCCCAAAAAAACTTGCTAACTCCAAGAAACCTGTCTTATTAAAAAATACATCGGGTTTTGAATTCAAAAAACGTAAAAACCTGTTTATAAAAGGAATAGAAACCATAAAAGCTTCTCTCAAAGTAGATGAAGGAGTCCCAGATCACCGATTAGCACCTATAGAAGATATTGCAAGAAACTATAGAAACATTACAAATAAAAAACATTATCAAGAATTATTAACCTATGGTGATACGCATGGCAATTTCGATTTACGCAAAGCACTAGTATCGTATCTAAATCAAACAAGAGGGTTAAAAATATCTACGGATAACATTCTTATAACAAGAGGCAGTCAAATGGGAATTTACCTTGCAAGTAAATTACTCCTTGATGATCAGAAAATTATTATTACAGGAAACACCAATTATATGACAGCTGATAATACATTTATAGAAGCAAAAGGTATTATCAAACGTGTTTCGGTAGATCAACAAGGTATCAGTACCACGGAAATTGAAAAAATATGTAAAAAAAATAAGATTAGTGCTGTTTACGTTACCTCTCATCATCACCATCCTACAACTGTAACTCTATCCGCAGAACGACGTATGCATTTACTTAATCTAGCACAAGAGAATAATTTTGCAATTATAGAGGATGACTATGATTATGATTTTCATTACCGCAACGCCCCTATTTTACCATTAGCGAGTAATGATACCCAAGGAAACGTAATTTATATTGGAGGGTTTACAAAAATTATTGCTCCTGCTTTACGAATTGGCTATTTTATTGCATCTAAAGACGTTATAGACGAGGCAGCAAGATTAAGACGTATTATCGATAGACAAGGTGATACTTTATTAGAACAAACATTGGCAAGAATGATCATCAATGGAGATGTTCAAAGACATAGCAACAAAGTTCGAAAAATTTATAAAGAACGAAGAGACCTATTCTGCGGTTTACTGAACGAGAAACTAAGTGATTTTTTTGATTTTGAAACTCCAAATGGAGGAATGGCAGTTTGGGTACAATTAAAACAGCCATATAATTGGGATGTAGTAATGACGGAAGCTCTAAAACTAAATATAGCCTTTAATCCAGAATGGAGGCGTTATGATAATAACCACTTAGGACACAATGGGATAAGAATAGGGTTTGCTGCTTTAAACAAAGAAGAAATTTTTAGCGTTATAAATACTTTAGAAACCGTTATGAAATCTATTCAATAA
- a CDS encoding VOC family protein, producing MNLNQVTVPSKNVEESISFYEKLGLVLIVKALPHYARFECKEGEATFSIHEVEKLPEEDGVYVYFETEQLDKEVDRLRSIGIEFNLLPTDQSWLWREARLKDPDGNNIILYFAGDNRKNPPWRISE from the coding sequence ATGAATCTAAATCAGGTTACTGTTCCGTCTAAAAATGTGGAAGAATCTATTTCTTTTTATGAGAAATTAGGTTTAGTGCTAATTGTAAAAGCATTACCGCATTATGCTAGGTTCGAGTGTAAAGAAGGAGAAGCTACTTTTTCTATTCACGAAGTTGAAAAATTACCAGAGGAAGATGGTGTTTATGTTTATTTTGAAACGGAACAACTAGATAAAGAAGTGGATAGGCTAAGATCTATAGGTATAGAATTCAATTTACTACCAACAGATCAAAGTTGGTTGTGGAGAGAAGCAAGACTTAAAGATCCGGATGGGAATAATATTATTTTATATTTTGCTGGTGATAACAGGAAAAATCCTCCTTGGAGAATAAGTGAGTAG
- a CDS encoding proline dehydrogenase family protein: MKEHTLFDNTETAFALKSDSELERAYFLFKMIANEPLVRIGTAVTNFALKAHLPVKGLIRATVFDHFCGGVDEEDCLPVVEKMYDKGRVSSVLDYSVEGKEEEEQFDHVLKKILKILDFVDQKEAIPFAVFKPTGFGRFLVWQKKTEGTPLTKEEEQEWKRIEERFDQVCKKAYECDVPLLIDGEESWMQDAADELVAKMMHKYNKEKAIVYNTLQLYRHDRLAYLKKLHEEANVYGFKIGMKIVRGAYMEKENDRASEKGYPTPICESKEATDLNFNTTLEYILENLNDISVFIGTHNEISCYQAIELMRKQKIVKNDPRVWLGQLYGMSDHISFNLASEGYNVAKYLPFGPVKDVMPYLIRRAEENTSVAGQTTRELDLLSKERKRRKL; the protein is encoded by the coding sequence ATGAAGGAACATACTTTGTTTGATAATACCGAAACTGCTTTTGCTTTAAAAAGTGATTCGGAACTGGAAAGAGCATATTTTCTTTTTAAAATGATTGCTAATGAACCTCTTGTTCGTATTGGTACTGCAGTAACCAATTTTGCGTTGAAAGCCCATTTACCTGTTAAAGGATTAATTAGGGCAACGGTTTTTGATCATTTTTGTGGTGGAGTGGATGAAGAAGATTGTTTGCCAGTTGTTGAAAAAATGTATGATAAAGGAAGAGTTTCTTCTGTCTTAGATTATTCTGTTGAAGGTAAAGAGGAAGAAGAGCAGTTTGATCACGTGCTTAAGAAGATATTGAAAATTCTTGATTTTGTAGATCAAAAAGAAGCAATTCCTTTTGCTGTGTTTAAACCTACTGGTTTTGGCAGATTTCTAGTATGGCAAAAGAAAACAGAAGGTACTCCATTAACTAAAGAAGAAGAACAAGAATGGAAAAGGATAGAAGAACGTTTTGATCAGGTATGCAAAAAAGCATACGAATGTGATGTTCCGCTGTTAATTGATGGAGAAGAAAGTTGGATGCAAGATGCTGCGGATGAGTTAGTGGCCAAAATGATGCATAAATACAATAAAGAAAAAGCAATAGTATATAATACATTGCAGTTGTATAGACATGATCGATTAGCTTATTTAAAAAAGTTGCATGAAGAGGCGAATGTATACGGATTTAAGATCGGAATGAAGATTGTTCGTGGAGCTTATATGGAAAAAGAAAATGATCGTGCTTCAGAAAAAGGATACCCAACTCCAATATGCGAAAGTAAAGAGGCTACAGACCTTAATTTTAATACTACTTTAGAATATATATTAGAAAACTTAAATGATATTTCTGTATTCATAGGTACTCACAATGAAATAAGTTGTTATCAGGCTATTGAATTGATGAGAAAACAAAAAATAGTAAAAAATGATCCTAGAGTTTGGTTAGGACAGTTGTATGGTATGAGTGATCATATTAGTTTTAATCTAGCTTCAGAAGGATATAATGTTGCTAAATATTTACCGTTCGGTCCCGTAAAGGATGTTATGCCTTATCTTATTAGAAGAGCAGAGGAAAATACTTCTGTTGCTGGTCAAACAACTAGAGAATTAGATTTACTATCTAAGGAGAGAAAAAGAAGAAAGTTATAA
- the aroB gene encoding 3-dehydroquinate synthase, translating to MKPIVSKDSIVYFNDECYTALNAYLEKANHSKIFILVDSNTYQNCYAHFMSKIEKEYEVEVLEIEPGEINKNIDTCTSIWNVLAEYGADRKSLLINLGGGVVTDLGGFIACTYKRGISYINVPTSLLAMVDASVGGKTGVDLGNLKNMVGVISESEMVLVDTEFLGTLPVNQMCSGFAEMLKHGLIQDRAYWDKMSDLSKLTTDDLDQLIYDSVIIKNKIVFEDPTEQNIRKYLNFGHTLGHAIESFYLTHPEKPELLHGEAIAIGMILEGFISAALLSVTELELIQITQVILATFPKVDIDPKDYPAIMELLVHDKKNEKGNIYFVLLNTIGDAKYNCIVSDDLIIDAFEYYASL from the coding sequence ATGAAGCCCATAGTTTCTAAAGATTCTATCGTATATTTTAACGATGAATGCTACACCGCACTTAATGCCTATTTAGAAAAAGCAAACCATTCTAAAATTTTCATTCTTGTCGATAGTAATACCTATCAAAACTGTTACGCTCATTTTATGAGTAAGATTGAAAAAGAATATGAGGTTGAAGTTTTAGAAATCGAACCTGGAGAAATCAATAAAAATATTGATACATGTACTAGCATATGGAATGTACTTGCAGAATATGGAGCTGACAGAAAAAGTTTATTAATTAATTTAGGTGGTGGTGTAGTTACCGATCTTGGAGGATTTATTGCTTGTACATACAAACGGGGTATTAGTTATATTAATGTACCCACTTCTTTATTAGCCATGGTGGATGCCTCTGTTGGAGGAAAAACAGGTGTGGACCTTGGGAATCTTAAAAATATGGTTGGTGTCATTAGCGAATCCGAAATGGTTCTGGTCGATACTGAATTTTTAGGAACTTTGCCTGTTAATCAAATGTGTAGCGGTTTTGCAGAAATGCTAAAACATGGATTAATACAAGACAGAGCATATTGGGATAAAATGAGCGACCTTTCTAAATTAACCACAGATGATTTAGATCAATTAATCTATGACTCTGTAATAATCAAAAATAAGATTGTTTTTGAAGACCCTACCGAACAGAATATCAGAAAATACTTGAATTTTGGTCATACACTTGGTCATGCCATTGAATCTTTTTACTTAACACATCCAGAAAAACCTGAATTATTACATGGAGAAGCGATTGCCATTGGTATGATTCTAGAAGGCTTTATATCCGCAGCATTGCTATCTGTTACAGAATTAGAGCTTATTCAAATCACCCAAGTGATCCTAGCTACATTCCCTAAAGTTGATATTGATCCTAAAGATTATCCTGCAATTATGGAACTATTAGTTCATGACAAAAAGAATGAAAAAGGGAATATTTATTTTGTATTGCTTAATACCATTGGCGATGCTAAATATAACTGTATTGTTTCTGATGATTTAATAATTGATGCTTTTGAATACTATGCATCGTTATAA